The Apium graveolens cultivar Ventura chromosome 11, ASM990537v1, whole genome shotgun sequence genome has a window encoding:
- the LOC141695187 gene encoding uncharacterized protein LOC141695187: MAQQEEGWPLGLQPLNVRVGLVQMPEFSGSLSFNTSPSASPSSSDLDTESTGSFFHDKSITLGSLIGVSNILEFSRRSLRKRRPQTMQIKKNNRPKTWCFSLCPRDQTDAELDCHNAASLGHFLAVERRAEHRRSHSPMIYGPEDIALAQESREQNSLFVDGQVAPPQLSPWACSDEEGRRKGVSNHGNGCGIPLVFHCMCCQHIH, from the exons ATGGCTCAGCAG GAAGAAGGATGGCCACTGGGTTTGCAACCTTTGAATGTGAGAGTTGGTTTGGTTCAAATGCCTGAATTCTCTGGATCATTATCATTCAACACTTCACCTAGTGCTTCCCCTAGTTCCTCAGATTTAGATACAGAG TCTACAGGATCTTTCTTTCATGACAAGAGCATTACACTTGGGAGCCTAATAGGCGTCTCAAACATTTTAGAGTTCTCTAGGCGATCATTAAGGAAAAGAAGGCCTCAGACAATGCAGATAAAGAAGAACAACAGGCCGAAAACTTGGTGTTTCTCCCTTTGCCCAAGGGACCAGACCGATGCAGAGTTAGATTGCCATAATGCTGCATCACTGGGTCATTTTCTTGCAGTGGAAAGAAGGGCAGAACACAGAAGAAGCCATAGTCCGATGATTTATGGCCCGGAAGACATAGCCCTGGCCCAAGAGAGTCGAGAACAGAACTCACTTTTTGTTGATGGTCAAGTAGCTCCGCCTCAGTTAAGTCCATGGGCTTGTTCAGACGAAGAAGGAAGGCGGAAGGGAGTATCAAATCATGGAAATGGATGTGGAATCCCGTTGGTGTTTCATTGTATGTGTTGCCAACACATTCACTAG